Genomic DNA from Amycolatopsis alba DSM 44262:
CTTTTTCTCTGCCGGTGCCCAAGGCGAAGCTCTGGTCGCCGGATTCGCCGTTCCTCTACGACCTGGACGTCGAACTGAAGGACGGCCGCCGCACCGTGGACAAGGTGTCGTCCTACTTCGGCATGCGCGAATTCGGCACCACGAAGGGCGCCGACGGCAAGCTCCGGTTCACCCTCAACGGCAAGATCCTCTTCCTTCAGTCCACTTTGGACCAGGGCTACTGGCCGGACGGCATCTACACCGCGCCGACCGACCAGGCGCTGCGCTTCGACCTCGAACAGCACAAGGTCCTCGGGTTCAACACGGTCCGCAAGCACATCAAGACCGAACCCGATCGCTGGTACCACCACGCCGACAAACTCGGCCTGCTCGTCTGGCAGGACATGCCGTCGATGCGCACCGGCGGCCGCCCGCCCGTCGACGCCCAGCGGCAGTTCAAGACCGAGCTGAAGGAACTGGTGGAGCAGAAGAAGAACTGGACCTCGATCGTCGGCTACGTGCCGTTCAACGAGGGCTGGGCCGAGTGGTCGCGCGAGGAGACCGGGAAGGTCGCCGAGAGCGTCAAGGCCCAGGATCCGACCCGGCTGGTCAACGCGCACAGCGGGGTCAACTGCTGCGACTCCCTCGGCGACTCCGGCAAGGGCGACGTCCTCGACTGGCACTCCTACCCCGGTCCCGCCAAGCCGATGCCCGACGCCAAGCGGATCTCGATCGACGGCGAACACGGCGGTTACGGCCTCGAAGTCAAGGACCACATGTGGTTCGGCGAAGGCCACGCCTACGAGATGGTGAAGGACCAGGCGACCCTGAACAGCCGCTACGTCCAGAACCAGCGCGACGTGCTCACCTCCGCGCAGAGCTGCGGCATCAGCGGCTCGATCTACACGCAGATCACCGATGTCGAGCACGAGGTCAACGGCTTCTTCACCTACGACAGGCAGGTGAAGAAGATGGACTTCGCGCAGGTGCGCGCGGTCAATCAGGCGATCATCCGCAACGCCGACGGCAGCGGTTCCGGCGCGCCCGACCCCGGCCCCGGCACGCCGGGGATCACCGGAGTGCACGCCTACAAGTTCAACGAGGGCACCGGATCGAGCGCCGCGGACTCGGCCGGCACCGCGCACGCGACGCTGACGAACGCGCAGTGGGCAGGCGGTGTCGAGGGCGGTGCGCTGGCCTTCGCGGGCAACGGCCAGGCCGACACCGGGGCGAGCCTCGTCAACACGGCGGGCAGCTACTCGGTCTCGGCGTGGGCGAAGCTGGACGAGGCGGGCGGGGCGTTCCAGACCGTCGCCAGTCAGGACACCGGCCGCGACAGCGCGTTCTTCCTGCAGTACTCCGGGCAGGACCAGCGGTGGGCGATGAGTTTCGTCGGTCTCCGCGCCCTGTCGCCGGAGAAGCCGGAAGTCGGCCGCTGGTACCACCTGACCGGTGTCCGTGACGCCAAGACGGGCACGCTGTCGCTGTACGTCGACGGCAAGAAGGTCGCGTCGCAGAACGCCTGTTCCGCCGCCCCGAGCACCGGCCACACGGTGATCGGCCGCGGCCAGTACGGCGGCCAGCAGGTCGACTTCCTGCGGGGCGCCGTGGACGACGTCCGGTTCTACGACCGGCCGCTGTCCGACGCCGAGGTCGCGACGCTGGCGAAGCGCGACTGAGCCCGATCACGCGGCGCCGGGGCGACTCCCGGCGCCGCGTGTTCGGCACGAAGGAAGATCCGGACTCCGCGCGAAAAGAGAAGACTGGGCGGCGAATTCCGTGATCGTCCGCGTGGAGGGATCCAGTTGAAGGTCATCGCCATCGAAGAGCATTTCACCCATCCGACCTTGTACAACGAGGAAGGCGAGGGTGAACTGGGCGATCACCCGATCATGGTGGGGATCCGCAAGAAGCTCCGCGACCTCGGGCGCGGCCGGATCGCGGACATGGACGCGGCCGGCATCGACGTCCAGGTCCTGTCCCACGCTGTCCCCGGCGCGGAAGCGCTGAAGCCGGAGGAAGCGCACCGGGCGAGCCAGGCGAACGACGCGCTCGCCGACGCGATCTCCCACCATCCCGACCGGTTCGCCGGTTTCGCTGCCCTGCCGGTGCAGGCGCCGGACGCCGCGGCCGACGAACTCCGCCGCGCCGTCGAAGAACTCGGGCTGAAGGGCGCGATGCTCAACGGCCTCACCACCGGCCGTTTTCTCGACGACGCGGCGTTCCAGCCGGTGCTCGCCGCCGCCGAGTCGCTCCGGGTCCCGCTCTACCTGCATCCGGCGCTTCCGCCGAAACCCGTGCTGGACGCCTACTTCTCGGGCCTTTCCGACCTCCAGGCCGACAACCTCGCCACCGCGGCCTGGGGCTGGCATTCGGAGACCGCGCTGCACCTGCTGCGGCTGATCGTCTCCGGTGTCCTCGACGAGTACCCGGATCTGCAGATCATCATCGGCCACATGGGCGAGATGATCCCGTTCGCGCTGTCGCGGATCGACGTCGTGCTGACGCCGATCAACGAGCAGCTGCGCCAGCCGGTCGCGGACTACTTCAAGACCAACGTGCACATCACCACCAGCGGCTACGCGACGTTCCCGCCGCTGCAGTGCGCGCTGGCCGTGCTCGGGGCCGACCGGATCATCTTCTCGGTCGATCATCCGTACACCCCGAACGAGCCCATGGTGAACCTGCTCAAGACCGCTCCGATCGACGAAGCGGATCGCGAGAAGATCGCGCACGGGAACGTCGAAAAGCTACTTCGCCTCTGACTCGATCCACTCCTCCACGATGTCGCCGAGCACGGGCAACGGCACCTGCCCGTGTCTCAGCACGACGTCGTGGAAATCGCGGATGTCGAAGGCCTCACCCAGGCGCTCCTCGGCGAGGGCACGCAGCCGCTGGATCTCCAGCCTGCCCGTCGGGTACGAAAGCGCCTGGCCGGGCCATTCGATGACGGCTTCGGGGTCGTGAGTGGCGTCAGGTGCATCACGACCGTTCATCTTTTACGCATTCGGGTAACCCCGCTACGCCGATTGCCGACCTCTTCGCAGGGAGGCAGCCATGAAGACCGAGAATCACGAATCGAGATGCCAGACCAGCCGGGTGTGCGAAAACGGGGGCAAGAATCCGCCGCTTCTCCCGCACGATCTGCGCCTGGCGCTGTGCATGCGCGGTGGCGTGAGTCTCGCGGTCTGGATGGGCGGCGCCTGCCGGGAAATCACGGCTCTCCGGTCCGCGGGCGGTGTGGTGGACGAACCACCGGCGGTGACGGCGCGCGACCGGACCCAGCGCGCCATTTATCACGAGATCCTGACGATCGCGGGTTACGACAACGTCGAGGTCGACGTCATCGCCGGGACCAGCGCGGGTGGCCTCAACGGCGCCTTGCTGGCCAGTCACCTCGTCTACGGAATGCGTTTCGACGACGGAATCCGCGACATCTGGCTCAAACTCGGCGACCTCGAGTCGCTCACCCGGCATCCCAAGGACAAGATTCCCCCGTCCCTGCTCGACGGTGACGGCGGTTTCTACCAACGGCTCACGTCCCAATTGCACCACTTGCTCGACACGTCGTGTGAAACCTCGTTGGGCACCGGGAATTCCCCGCGTCTGGTGCGCCTGATCCTGACCGCCACCAGACTATTCCCGCGCAACGAATATCTGCGGCCTTCGGTCGGGCAGGCCTTGCTCGCCAGTTGGTCGCAGGCCCACCTCGCCTTCCGGCATTACCGGACCGAATGCGACGTCGCCCATCCGATTTTCAGCGATTTCCCGGCGGGTTCGACGGGCCATCTCGACCGGCTGGCGTATGCCGCGCGGACGACGTCGTCGTTCCCCGGCGCGTTCGAACCGGCGAGGCTGACCGTGACCGGGCCGCAGAACATCGACCGCAAACCGTGGCGCAACGCCGTCGGCACCTGCAGCGAGACCGGTGTCCCGGACGTCGGGAGCAAACAGGCGCAGTTGATGGACGGCGGCGTGCTCGACAACATACCGCTGTCGTGGGCCATCCGTGCCGTCGCCGGGGCGCCCGCGCAGGCACCTGTCGACCGGTGGCTGCTCTACCTGCAGCCGGTGCCCCCGACACCACCGAAACTCCCGCCCACCAGTACACAGCAAGGTTCGCTCGCCCGGATGGCGCGCGTGGTCAAAGCGCTGATCCGCACCAAGATGAACAGCGAGACCCTGCTGGACGACGCCGCCGAGCTGAGTGACGCCTGGACGTCCGCGCAGCGGCTGCACGGCACGGCCGGTGGCCTCCCCGGCGACCCGGACCTCGCGCATCTGCCCGACGTGGACGCCCGACGGCGCCTGATGCCCCGGTACGCGGACGCCGTCGCCTCCGTCGAGGCCGATCGGCTGGCGAGGCTGGTCGACGACCCGATCTCCCTGACCGGCCCGGATCCGCTGCCCATCCCCGACAGCCGCGCGTTCACCGGCGGCCAGGCGACCGCACCGATCCTGGAGCACCTGCGAGGTCCCGCCGTCGCCGACCTGGTCTGCATGCCGTGCACGGAAACACTGACCGTTTCCTGGTTCCGCTCGCTGCTGGCGCCGGCGCGCGCGGTGGCTCTCGTCCTCGATTGGGTTCAGGCGATCGAGGCCGAGCACGAGCTGAGCCCGGAGCAGAAGAAGGAGATCAGCGAGATCCGCGACAAGCTGTACGAAACCCGCTTCGTCTGCGAGGTGCTGCTCGCCGCCCGTGACCGGCTGCTCCTGCGGGGCGGATCACCGGACTTCGAGGTACTCCCCTGGGTTTTGGCCGCGTGCCAGCGGCTCGCCTGCTTCCTCGAAGCGGCGGGTGGTCTCACCGACGAGAAGGCTTGGTGCTGTGTCGTCGCCGAGGTCGCGGAGCACGCGGTCCAGGCCGATCTGCTCCCCGTCGGACGGGACTTCCCGCAGACGTTCCTCGAACCGATCTGGAAGCGAGTGGCGGAGCTGTCCAGGCTACTGGTCTCCAGGCTCACCAGCCTCGCGAAGGTCCCTGGATTCACCGCGCTCTACGAGGCGACGACGAGCCGCCCGGACAAGACCCTGGAAGTGTTCGCCATCGCGGAGCTGATCATCGGCCCGATCCGTCCGGACCCGTTGTCCGAGCCCAGCCGGATCCGCGTGCACGCGATGTCCGCGGTCGCCGAGAGCCCACTGGAACCGCTCCTGCTGGGTGACGCTCCACTCGCCGACGACGTCCAGCGCGTCGAACGCAAGCTCAGCGGCAACCAGCTGATGAACTTCGCGAGCTTCCTGTCCTCACGCTGGCGGCTCAACGACTGGACCTGGGGCAGGCTCGACGCTGCCTGCTCCCTGGTGGACGTCGTCGCTCGAAGCGAGCGTCTCCTGCACAAGGACGACGCCGATCTCGTCCGATGGCTCAAGGACCTTTACACCGAGCACTACGTCGCCGTGTTCGGCAAGACCTCGGACGACCTCGAAGCGCGCCCCGAACTCGCCGGGCTCATCGGCCCGTGGGAGGCGCTGAACGTGACGACCGCCAACGTCCGGCACAAGCTCCCGATCCTGCTCACCACCTGGCTGCACTGGAACATCCTGCAACAGGAGATCCCGTTGCTCACCGGTCTCGCGGCGATGAAGAGCAACGGCGACCTCCCGCCCACCTCCGAACAGCTGAAGAAGGCGTCCGATCCCCCGTTCACCCGCCTCGTGAACGAGGCTCACGTGCTGGGTGACGTCGGCTCCGAAACGGTGCGGAAACTGTTCAAGCACGCCCATCTCCGCCGGGCGGGACTGCGTCTCGGCCTGGTGGCCTGGCGGGCGGTCCAGCCCGCGGGCAAGAGCAAGGGCGCCCGGTTCGGCCGGACCCTGTTCGCGGTCACGAAACCGATGGTCGTGCCGCCCCTGCTGATCGGATTCCTCGCTCCACTGTGGAGCGCGGTCGCCGGGCTGCTCGCGTGGGCGGCCGTGTCGGTCGGCACGGACAGCTGGTTCAGCATGCCGGGTCATCTCTTCCTGGCCATCGGTGTCGGTTTCGCAGGCGGATACTTCTGCTGGCACTACCTCCCCGATCACGACGGCACGACACCGTTCCGGAGAGTGGCCGCGTTCGCCGTCGGGACGTTTCTCTTCCTGCTCGGTCTCGGCCTGGTCCTTCGTGGGGTTGAGTCGCCGTTCGCACTCGGCCGCTGGCAGCGCGCCGCTTTCGTCGGCGGGTTCAGCGCCCTGAGCGTCCTGGTCTCCCTGTGGGGCGTGACGGCCGTCTGGATCCGGACCGGACTCTGGCGGCGCCTCACGTTCGTGGTGCTCACGGCGCTGGTCCCGGCGCTGCTGGCCGCGTCACTGACGGCATTGTCGGCCGTGGTCCTCTGGCCCGGCGAGCCACTCACCGGCTGGATGGCCGCCGGGACCCTCTACCTCACGATCGCCGGTGAGACGCTCATGCTGACCCGGTTCTTCCCCGACCCGCCACTGGGCCAGACCACCGGATCAGCGGGGTCCTGAACCGCTGATCATCCGCTCGGTGGGTCCGGTGTAGGCACTCGACGGCCTGATGAGGCTGTTGTCCGCCAGTTGCTCCGCGATGTGCGCGGTCCAGCCGGTGATGCGGGCGGCCACGAAGATCGGGGTGAACACGGGAGTGTCGAAACCGATCAAGTGGTACGCCGGGCCCGCCGGGTAGTCGAGGTTGGGGTGCAGGCCCTTCGCGTCGTGCATCGCGCGGGCCAGGGCTTCGTAGAGGTCGAGCAGGTGGTGGCCGTCGCGCAGTTCCGCGATCTCCTGCAACGCCCGGCGCATGGTCGGGACGCGGGAGTCGCCCCTCTTGTAGACGCGGTGCCCGAAGCCCATGATCTTGCGCTTTTCCGCCAGTGCCCCGGCCAGCCAGGCTTCCGTGCCGCCCGCGGTGCCGATCTCTTCGAACGTCGTCATGACGGCTTCGTTGGCACCACCGTGCAGTGGTCCTTTGAGCGCGCCGATCGCCGCGGTGACGGCACTGTAGAGATCGGACAGCGTGGAGGTGACGACACGCGAGGTGAAGGTGGAGGCGTTGAAGCTGTGCTCGGCATACAGGACCAAGGACGTCTCGAAGGCGCGGACGATGACCGGCTCGGGAACCTCGCCGAATGTCATGTACAGGAAGTTCTCCGCGTAGCCGAGGTCGTCGCGCGGCGCCAGCGGGAGCAGGCCGTGCCGCCGCCGCTGGGTCAGCGCGACGACGGCAGGCAGCGCGGCGAACAGCCGGAGTGCCTTGGCACGGTTGGCTTCCAGGCTGTTGTCGTCCTCGTGTGGATCGTGCGCGCCGAGAATGCTCACGGCGGTCCGCAGGGTGTCCATCGGATGCGCGGTCTCGGGCAAGGACAACAGGGTCAGGACCAGGTCGGCGGGCAGCGCCCGGTGTGCGCGTTCGGCCTCGCTCTGGACGGCCAGCTGTTCCGGCGTGGGCAGTTCGCCGTACCAGAGCAGGTACGCGACCTCCTCGAAACGGCACTTCTCCGCCAGGTCCTGGACGGGATAACCGCGGTAGGTTAGGGAGTTGGTTTCGGGATTGACCATCGAGACCTCGGTGGTGTCGACGACGATCCCGGTGAGTCCTTTGTGGATACTGGGTGCAGACATGGTCGTCCCCTCAGAGGCGGAAAGTGAAGACGTTCTCGTCGAAAGTGCTGTAGGACTCGTAATCGAGCAGGTCGTAGAGATCGCGACGGTGCTGCATCCGGTCGAGCAGCTCCGCCTGGGTGCCCTGTTCGGTGATGGCGGTCAGCCCGGCGTCGGCGGCGTGCATGGCGAGACGCAGCAAGGTGACCGGATAGATCACGATGTTCACGCCGAGCGACTCCAGCGTTTGCACGTCGAGCAGTTCGCTTTTGCCGAACTCGGTCATGTTCGCCAGGATCGGGACGTCGACGGCGGCGCGCAGCCGTTCGAAATCGGCGGGATTCCGCATCGCCTCGGGGAAAATGAGGTCGGCCCCGGCGTCGGCGTAGGCTTTGGCCCGGTCGATCGCGTCCTCGATGCCGTTCACCCCGGCGGCGTCGGTGCGGGCGGCGATGACGAAGCCCGGATCGCGCCGGGCGGCGACGGCCGCGGTGATCCGCCGGACCGCGACGTCGCGTTCGACGACGTCCTTGCCGTCGAGGTGCCCGCAGCGCTTGGGGTTGACCTGGTCTTCCAGGTGCATCCCGGCGACACCGGCGTCCTCCAGCACCTGCGCGGTGCGGGCTGCGTTCATCGGCTCGCCGAACCCGGTGTCGGCGTCGACCAGCGCGGGCAGCGCGGTGACACGGGCGATCTGCTGGGACCGCCCGGCGACCTCGGTGAGCGTGGTCAGCCCGATGTCGGGAAGGCCGAGGTCGGCCGCGAGGACGGCGCCGGAGATGTAGACGCCTTCGAAGCCGCGACGCTCGATCAGTTTGGCGCTCAACGGGTTGAACGCGCCGGGAAGGCGTTGCAGCGTCCCGG
This window encodes:
- a CDS encoding LamG-like jellyroll fold domain-containing protein yields the protein MLPTLSPPRPRKPRRFRKPLTAAVVAIAALALTPGAATAADSGWKMGKPRLTTPWTNQVSPANALPEYPRPQLVRENWQNLNGIWEFAGAAPGEVPPFGEKLAEKILVPYPTESALSGIQRHEDYMWYRRTFTVPKHWDVGKGNTLRINFGAVDYKAKVYVNGKEVAAHQGGYGAFSADVTSALKAKGEQEIIVGVEDRADATWQPVGKQRLVPDRGIFYEGASGIWQTVWMEPVAAKHVGTLGMVPDLKSSTLKLTVDTGGSSGLTVEAVVRDGKKVVSRSKAAASGTFSLPVPKAKLWSPDSPFLYDLDVELKDGRRTVDKVSSYFGMREFGTTKGADGKLRFTLNGKILFLQSTLDQGYWPDGIYTAPTDQALRFDLEQHKVLGFNTVRKHIKTEPDRWYHHADKLGLLVWQDMPSMRTGGRPPVDAQRQFKTELKELVEQKKNWTSIVGYVPFNEGWAEWSREETGKVAESVKAQDPTRLVNAHSGVNCCDSLGDSGKGDVLDWHSYPGPAKPMPDAKRISIDGEHGGYGLEVKDHMWFGEGHAYEMVKDQATLNSRYVQNQRDVLTSAQSCGISGSIYTQITDVEHEVNGFFTYDRQVKKMDFAQVRAVNQAIIRNADGSGSGAPDPGPGTPGITGVHAYKFNEGTGSSAADSAGTAHATLTNAQWAGGVEGGALAFAGNGQADTGASLVNTAGSYSVSAWAKLDEAGGAFQTVASQDTGRDSAFFLQYSGQDQRWAMSFVGLRALSPEKPEVGRWYHLTGVRDAKTGTLSLYVDGKKVASQNACSAAPSTGHTVIGRGQYGGQQVDFLRGAVDDVRFYDRPLSDAEVATLAKRD
- a CDS encoding amidohydrolase family protein, whose product is MKVIAIEEHFTHPTLYNEEGEGELGDHPIMVGIRKKLRDLGRGRIADMDAAGIDVQVLSHAVPGAEALKPEEAHRASQANDALADAISHHPDRFAGFAALPVQAPDAAADELRRAVEELGLKGAMLNGLTTGRFLDDAAFQPVLAAAESLRVPLYLHPALPPKPVLDAYFSGLSDLQADNLATAAWGWHSETALHLLRLIVSGVLDEYPDLQIIIGHMGEMIPFALSRIDVVLTPINEQLRQPVADYFKTNVHITTSGYATFPPLQCALAVLGADRIIFSVDHPYTPNEPMVNLLKTAPIDEADREKIAHGNVEKLLRL
- a CDS encoding DUF3376 domain-containing protein, coding for MKTENHESRCQTSRVCENGGKNPPLLPHDLRLALCMRGGVSLAVWMGGACREITALRSAGGVVDEPPAVTARDRTQRAIYHEILTIAGYDNVEVDVIAGTSAGGLNGALLASHLVYGMRFDDGIRDIWLKLGDLESLTRHPKDKIPPSLLDGDGGFYQRLTSQLHHLLDTSCETSLGTGNSPRLVRLILTATRLFPRNEYLRPSVGQALLASWSQAHLAFRHYRTECDVAHPIFSDFPAGSTGHLDRLAYAARTTSSFPGAFEPARLTVTGPQNIDRKPWRNAVGTCSETGVPDVGSKQAQLMDGGVLDNIPLSWAIRAVAGAPAQAPVDRWLLYLQPVPPTPPKLPPTSTQQGSLARMARVVKALIRTKMNSETLLDDAAELSDAWTSAQRLHGTAGGLPGDPDLAHLPDVDARRRLMPRYADAVASVEADRLARLVDDPISLTGPDPLPIPDSRAFTGGQATAPILEHLRGPAVADLVCMPCTETLTVSWFRSLLAPARAVALVLDWVQAIEAEHELSPEQKKEISEIRDKLYETRFVCEVLLAARDRLLLRGGSPDFEVLPWVLAACQRLACFLEAAGGLTDEKAWCCVVAEVAEHAVQADLLPVGRDFPQTFLEPIWKRVAELSRLLVSRLTSLAKVPGFTALYEATTSRPDKTLEVFAIAELIIGPIRPDPLSEPSRIRVHAMSAVAESPLEPLLLGDAPLADDVQRVERKLSGNQLMNFASFLSSRWRLNDWTWGRLDAACSLVDVVARSERLLHKDDADLVRWLKDLYTEHYVAVFGKTSDDLEARPELAGLIGPWEALNVTTANVRHKLPILLTTWLHWNILQQEIPLLTGLAAMKSNGDLPPTSEQLKKASDPPFTRLVNEAHVLGDVGSETVRKLFKHAHLRRAGLRLGLVAWRAVQPAGKSKGARFGRTLFAVTKPMVVPPLLIGFLAPLWSAVAGLLAWAAVSVGTDSWFSMPGHLFLAIGVGFAGGYFCWHYLPDHDGTTPFRRVAAFAVGTFLFLLGLGLVLRGVESPFALGRWQRAAFVGGFSALSVLVSLWGVTAVWIRTGLWRRLTFVVLTALVPALLAASLTALSAVVLWPGEPLTGWMAAGTLYLTIAGETLMLTRFFPDPPLGQTTGSAGS
- a CDS encoding bifunctional 2-methylcitrate synthase/citrate synthase, giving the protein MSAPSIHKGLTGIVVDTTEVSMVNPETNSLTYRGYPVQDLAEKCRFEEVAYLLWYGELPTPEQLAVQSEAERAHRALPADLVLTLLSLPETAHPMDTLRTAVSILGAHDPHEDDNSLEANRAKALRLFAALPAVVALTQRRRHGLLPLAPRDDLGYAENFLYMTFGEVPEPVIVRAFETSLVLYAEHSFNASTFTSRVVTSTLSDLYSAVTAAIGALKGPLHGGANEAVMTTFEEIGTAGGTEAWLAGALAEKRKIMGFGHRVYKRGDSRVPTMRRALQEIAELRDGHHLLDLYEALARAMHDAKGLHPNLDYPAGPAYHLIGFDTPVFTPIFVAARITGWTAHIAEQLADNSLIRPSSAYTGPTERMISGSGPR
- the prpB gene encoding methylisocitrate lyase, which codes for MLHATPSAPQKRAAFRAGLNSGTLQRLPGAFNPLSAKLIERRGFEGVYISGAVLAADLGLPDIGLTTLTEVAGRSQQIARVTALPALVDADTGFGEPMNAARTAQVLEDAGVAGMHLEDQVNPKRCGHLDGKDVVERDVAVRRITAAVAARRDPGFVIAARTDAAGVNGIEDAIDRAKAYADAGADLIFPEAMRNPADFERLRAAVDVPILANMTEFGKSELLDVQTLESLGVNIVIYPVTLLRLAMHAADAGLTAITEQGTQAELLDRMQHRRDLYDLLDYESYSTFDENVFTFRL